One window of Vespa velutina chromosome 2, iVesVel2.1, whole genome shotgun sequence genomic DNA carries:
- the LOC124947107 gene encoding protein krueppel isoform X1 → MALSYLQEAQVNAGLLAGEHLDMKQESEKQPLSPPLHNNNNNNNTSSTMFSGMGAAAAGLSMLTPQQLLAASRTAALMAAGIPVSLHATLAASPSLYQHHQTLFGGWAPPAASSPPSPLHHSPGSVSSALATTKSSSRRLSSGNTNNNNNNNNNNVVSSSADRISNKKSQATKRKSTKVAKTESNVQNSLESVAPLSPPTSISPEAGKDGRDKVFTCGVCSRSFGYKHVLQNHERTHTGEKPFECPECHKRFTRDHHLKTHMRLHTGEKPYHCSHCDRQFVQVANLRRHLRVHTGERPYACELCSAKFSDSNQLKAHSLIHKGEKPFECEHCQMRFRRRHHLMHHKCGTSSVMLGGQGSRSRVASPSVASDDLEDDIDIDIDVDIDMDEVESTTTVTTTTMATTTNTATTTTMTTTTTTITTLPQRKSLTTPIAKRSTHRQRQQQLQSSVIDPAVSLPINLSGIPIDLPEQTEPEDLSMSTGMQRVICMS, encoded by the exons ATGGCACTGTCTTATCTACAGGAGGCACAGGTTAATGCAG GACTTCTGGCTGGAGAACATCTCGACATGAAGCAAGAATCGGAGAAGCAACCTCTCTCACCGCCTTTgcacaataacaataacaacaataacactTCATCGACGATGTTCTCTGGAATGGGTGCTGCAGCAGCAGGATTGTCGATGTTGACTCCTCAACAATTATTGGCCGCCAGCCGAACGGCAGCTCTAATGGCAGCCGGCATTCCTGTTTCACTACATGCTACTTTAGCGGCGAGTCCATCTCTTTATCAACATCATCAGACACTCTTTGGAGGGTGGGCGCCACCCGCAGCTTCTTCACCCCCTTCGCCACTTCATCACTCGCCTGGTTCAGTTTCGTCAGCTCTTGCCACGACAAAATCCTCTTCCCGCCGCCTTAGTTCCggtaatacgaataataataataataataataataacaacgtcgTGAGCAGTAGCGCGGATAGAATCAGTAATAAAAAGAGCCAAGCGACGAAGAGAAAGTCAACGAAGGTGGCAAAGACGGAGAGCAACGTTCAAAATTCATTGGAGAGCGTGGCGCCACTTAGCCCACCTACGTCAATCAGTCCGGAGGCGGGAAAAGATGGCAGGGACAAGGTCTTCACCTGTGGCGTGTGTTCGAGATCTTTTGGTTACAAACACGTGTTACAAAATCACGAACGCACACACACGGGTGAGAAGCCGTTTGAGTGTCCGGAATGTCATAAAAg ATTTACTCGAGATCACCACCTGAAGACGCACATGAGATTGCATACCGGTGAGAAACCATATCACTGCAGCCATTGCGATCGACAGTTCGTCCAAGTAGCCAATCTCCGTCGTCATTTGCGTGTACATACGGGTGAACGTCCGTACGCTTGCGAACTCTGTTCGGCCAAATTCAGCGATTCAAATCAACTCAAGGCACATTCTTTGATTCATAAAGGCGAAAAACCATTTGAGTGTGAACATTGTCAGATGCGTTTTCGAAGAAGGCATCATTTAATGCATCACAAGTGCGGTACTAGCAGTGTGATGCTTGGAGGACAGGGGTCGAGGTCACGAGTAGCATCACCGTCCGTAGCTAGCGATGATCTCGAAGAcgatatcgatatcgatataGACGTAGATATCGACATGGATGAAGTAGAATCAACGACAACGGTGACTACGACTACGATGGCTACAACGACGAATACAGCCacgacgacgactatgacaacaacaacgacgactatAACGACGTTGCCCCAAAGAAAGAGTTTGACCACGCCCATTGCTAAGAGGTCGACTCATCGACAACGTCAACAGCAGCTACAGAGTTCGGTAATCGATCCGGCTGTTTCATTACCGATCAATCTGTCCGGTATACCGATCGACTTACCGGAACAAACCGAACCGGAAGACCTTTCAATGTCTACAGGGATGCAAAGAGTAATCTGCATGTCTTGA
- the LOC124947107 gene encoding protein krueppel isoform X3 translates to MKQESEKQPLSPPLHNNNNNNNTSSTMFSGMGAAAAGLSMLTPQQLLAASRTAALMAAGIPVSLHATLAASPSLYQHHQTLFGGWAPPAASSPPSPLHHSPGSVSSALATTKSSSRRLSSGNTNNNNNNNNNNVVSSSADRISNKKSQATKRKSTKVAKTESNVQNSLESVAPLSPPTSISPEAGKDGRDKVFTCGVCSRSFGYKHVLQNHERTHTGEKPFECPECHKRFTRDHHLKTHMRLHTGEKPYHCSHCDRQFVQVANLRRHLRVHTGERPYACELCSAKFSDSNQLKAHSLIHKGEKPFECEHCQMRFRRRHHLMHHKCGTSSVMLGGQGSRSRVASPSVASDDLEDDIDIDIDVDIDMDEVESTTTVTTTTMATTTNTATTTTMTTTTTTITTLPQRKSLTTPIAKRSTHRQRQQQLQSSVIDPAVSLPINLSGIPIDLPEQTEPEDLSMSTGMQRVICMS, encoded by the exons ATGAAGCAAGAATCGGAGAAGCAACCTCTCTCACCGCCTTTgcacaataacaataacaacaataacactTCATCGACGATGTTCTCTGGAATGGGTGCTGCAGCAGCAGGATTGTCGATGTTGACTCCTCAACAATTATTGGCCGCCAGCCGAACGGCAGCTCTAATGGCAGCCGGCATTCCTGTTTCACTACATGCTACTTTAGCGGCGAGTCCATCTCTTTATCAACATCATCAGACACTCTTTGGAGGGTGGGCGCCACCCGCAGCTTCTTCACCCCCTTCGCCACTTCATCACTCGCCTGGTTCAGTTTCGTCAGCTCTTGCCACGACAAAATCCTCTTCCCGCCGCCTTAGTTCCggtaatacgaataataataataataataataataacaacgtcgTGAGCAGTAGCGCGGATAGAATCAGTAATAAAAAGAGCCAAGCGACGAAGAGAAAGTCAACGAAGGTGGCAAAGACGGAGAGCAACGTTCAAAATTCATTGGAGAGCGTGGCGCCACTTAGCCCACCTACGTCAATCAGTCCGGAGGCGGGAAAAGATGGCAGGGACAAGGTCTTCACCTGTGGCGTGTGTTCGAGATCTTTTGGTTACAAACACGTGTTACAAAATCACGAACGCACACACACGGGTGAGAAGCCGTTTGAGTGTCCGGAATGTCATAAAAg ATTTACTCGAGATCACCACCTGAAGACGCACATGAGATTGCATACCGGTGAGAAACCATATCACTGCAGCCATTGCGATCGACAGTTCGTCCAAGTAGCCAATCTCCGTCGTCATTTGCGTGTACATACGGGTGAACGTCCGTACGCTTGCGAACTCTGTTCGGCCAAATTCAGCGATTCAAATCAACTCAAGGCACATTCTTTGATTCATAAAGGCGAAAAACCATTTGAGTGTGAACATTGTCAGATGCGTTTTCGAAGAAGGCATCATTTAATGCATCACAAGTGCGGTACTAGCAGTGTGATGCTTGGAGGACAGGGGTCGAGGTCACGAGTAGCATCACCGTCCGTAGCTAGCGATGATCTCGAAGAcgatatcgatatcgatataGACGTAGATATCGACATGGATGAAGTAGAATCAACGACAACGGTGACTACGACTACGATGGCTACAACGACGAATACAGCCacgacgacgactatgacaacaacaacgacgactatAACGACGTTGCCCCAAAGAAAGAGTTTGACCACGCCCATTGCTAAGAGGTCGACTCATCGACAACGTCAACAGCAGCTACAGAGTTCGGTAATCGATCCGGCTGTTTCATTACCGATCAATCTGTCCGGTATACCGATCGACTTACCGGAACAAACCGAACCGGAAGACCTTTCAATGTCTACAGGGATGCAAAGAGTAATCTGCATGTCTTGA
- the LOC124947107 gene encoding protein krueppel isoform X2: MQIIRSLILGLLAGEHLDMKQESEKQPLSPPLHNNNNNNNTSSTMFSGMGAAAAGLSMLTPQQLLAASRTAALMAAGIPVSLHATLAASPSLYQHHQTLFGGWAPPAASSPPSPLHHSPGSVSSALATTKSSSRRLSSGNTNNNNNNNNNNVVSSSADRISNKKSQATKRKSTKVAKTESNVQNSLESVAPLSPPTSISPEAGKDGRDKVFTCGVCSRSFGYKHVLQNHERTHTGEKPFECPECHKRFTRDHHLKTHMRLHTGEKPYHCSHCDRQFVQVANLRRHLRVHTGERPYACELCSAKFSDSNQLKAHSLIHKGEKPFECEHCQMRFRRRHHLMHHKCGTSSVMLGGQGSRSRVASPSVASDDLEDDIDIDIDVDIDMDEVESTTTVTTTTMATTTNTATTTTMTTTTTTITTLPQRKSLTTPIAKRSTHRQRQQQLQSSVIDPAVSLPINLSGIPIDLPEQTEPEDLSMSTGMQRVICMS; the protein is encoded by the exons ATGCAG ATCATTCGATCTTTGATCTTAGGACTTCTGGCTGGAGAACATCTCGACATGAAGCAAGAATCGGAGAAGCAACCTCTCTCACCGCCTTTgcacaataacaataacaacaataacactTCATCGACGATGTTCTCTGGAATGGGTGCTGCAGCAGCAGGATTGTCGATGTTGACTCCTCAACAATTATTGGCCGCCAGCCGAACGGCAGCTCTAATGGCAGCCGGCATTCCTGTTTCACTACATGCTACTTTAGCGGCGAGTCCATCTCTTTATCAACATCATCAGACACTCTTTGGAGGGTGGGCGCCACCCGCAGCTTCTTCACCCCCTTCGCCACTTCATCACTCGCCTGGTTCAGTTTCGTCAGCTCTTGCCACGACAAAATCCTCTTCCCGCCGCCTTAGTTCCggtaatacgaataataataataataataataataacaacgtcgTGAGCAGTAGCGCGGATAGAATCAGTAATAAAAAGAGCCAAGCGACGAAGAGAAAGTCAACGAAGGTGGCAAAGACGGAGAGCAACGTTCAAAATTCATTGGAGAGCGTGGCGCCACTTAGCCCACCTACGTCAATCAGTCCGGAGGCGGGAAAAGATGGCAGGGACAAGGTCTTCACCTGTGGCGTGTGTTCGAGATCTTTTGGTTACAAACACGTGTTACAAAATCACGAACGCACACACACGGGTGAGAAGCCGTTTGAGTGTCCGGAATGTCATAAAAg ATTTACTCGAGATCACCACCTGAAGACGCACATGAGATTGCATACCGGTGAGAAACCATATCACTGCAGCCATTGCGATCGACAGTTCGTCCAAGTAGCCAATCTCCGTCGTCATTTGCGTGTACATACGGGTGAACGTCCGTACGCTTGCGAACTCTGTTCGGCCAAATTCAGCGATTCAAATCAACTCAAGGCACATTCTTTGATTCATAAAGGCGAAAAACCATTTGAGTGTGAACATTGTCAGATGCGTTTTCGAAGAAGGCATCATTTAATGCATCACAAGTGCGGTACTAGCAGTGTGATGCTTGGAGGACAGGGGTCGAGGTCACGAGTAGCATCACCGTCCGTAGCTAGCGATGATCTCGAAGAcgatatcgatatcgatataGACGTAGATATCGACATGGATGAAGTAGAATCAACGACAACGGTGACTACGACTACGATGGCTACAACGACGAATACAGCCacgacgacgactatgacaacaacaacgacgactatAACGACGTTGCCCCAAAGAAAGAGTTTGACCACGCCCATTGCTAAGAGGTCGACTCATCGACAACGTCAACAGCAGCTACAGAGTTCGGTAATCGATCCGGCTGTTTCATTACCGATCAATCTGTCCGGTATACCGATCGACTTACCGGAACAAACCGAACCGGAAGACCTTTCAATGTCTACAGGGATGCAAAGAGTAATCTGCATGTCTTGA